Proteins from a genomic interval of Thunnus maccoyii chromosome 1, fThuMac1.1, whole genome shotgun sequence:
- the LOC121902234 gene encoding F-box/LRR-repeat protein 3-like has product MKRSLQGNEQEDGGGTSSGTQQTLKRPRKQSREKDCEGEGVRWECLPQEILLHIFQYLPLLDRAYASQVCRGWNQAFHMPELWRCFEFELNQPASSYLKATHPDLIKQIIKRHSNHLQYVSFKVDSSRESAEAACDILSQLVNCSLKTLGLISTARPSFMELPKSHFISALTVVFVNSKSLSSLKIDDTPVDDPSLKVLVANNSDTLKLLKMSSCPHVSPAGILCVADQCHGLRELALNYHLLSDELLIALSSEKHVHLEHLRIDVVSENPGQQFHTIKKSSWDAMMRHSPKFNLVMYFFLYENEFGPFFRDEIPVTHLYFGRSVSKDVLGRVGLTCPRLVELVVCANGLRPLDEELIRIAQRCTQLSAIGLGECEVSCSAFVEFVKMCGDRLTQLSIMEEVLVPDHRYGLDDIHWEVSKHLGRVWFPDMMPTW; this is encoded by the exons ATGAAACGAAGTCTCCAAGGGAATGAGCAGGAGGACGGAGGTGGCACCAGCAGTGGGACTCAGCAGACTCTTAAACGGCCCCGCAAGCAGAGCAGGGAGAAAGATTGTGAGGGGGAGGGAGTCCGCTGGGAGTGTCTGCCACAGGAGATCCTGCTCCACATCTTCCAGTATCTGCCTCTGCTGGATAGGGCTTACGCCTCTCAG GTGTGCCGGGGCTGGAACCAGGCTTTTCACATGCCAGAGCTGTGGCGGTGCTTCGAGTTTGAGTTGAACCAGCCAGCCAGCTCCTACCTGAAGGCCACACACCCGGACCTTATCAAACAGATAATCAAAAGGCACTCCAACCACCTGCAGTATGTCAGCTTCAAG GTGGACAGTAGCCGAGAGTCTGCAGAAGCAGCCTGCGACATCCTCTCTCAGCTGGTGAACTGTTCTTTGAAAACGTTGGGGCTCATCTCCACCGCCCGTCCCAGCTTCATGGAGCTGCCCAAG TCTCACTTCATCTCAGCACTGACGGTGGTTTTTGTGAACTCCAAATCCCTGTCCTCCCTGAAGATTGATGACACGCCCGTGGATGACCCCTCCCTCAAAGTCCTGGTGGCCAATAACAGTGACACGCTCAAACTTCTGAAAATGAGCAGTTGTCCGCATGTTTCACCTGCAG GCATCCTGTGTGTGGCTGATCAGTGCCACGGCTTGAGAGAACTGGCCCTCAACTACCATTTGCTGAGTGATGAACTTCTCATCGCCCTCTCCTCGGAGAAACACGTTCACCTCGAGCACCTTCGCATCGACGTGGTTAGCGAGAATCCAGGCCAGCAGTTCCACACCATCAAAAAGAGCAGCTGGGACGCCATGATGCGCCACTCTCCTAAATTCAATCTGGTCATGTACTTTTTTCTCTACGAGAACGAGTTCGGCCCCTTCTTCCGCGACGAAATCCCCGTCACGCACCTGTACTTCGGCCGCTCTGTCAGTAAAGACGTGCTGGGCCGTGTCGGGCTCACCTGCCCTCGTCTGGTGGAGCTGGTTGTGTGCGCCAACGGGCTGCGGCCACTGGATGAAGAGCTGATCCGCATCGCCCAGCGCTGCACGCAGCTGTCGGCGATCGGTTTGGGAGAGTGTGAAGTGTCCTGCAGCGCCTTCGTGGAGTTTGTCAAGATGTGCGGAGACAGACTGACACAGCTATCCATCATGGAGGAGGTACTGGTTCCAGATCACCGCTATGGGCTGGATGACATCCACTGGGAGGTGTCGAAGCATTTGGGTCGCGTCTGGTTCCCTGACATGATGCCTACCTGGTAG